One genomic region from Haloarcula sp. DT43 encodes:
- a CDS encoding NAD(P)/FAD-dependent oxidoreductase, translating into MARDLAVVGAGAAGAAATYALRGEAVDVTVFEKSRGVCGRAATRRHGDCTYEYGANYLKDDDERVTELVTVALPTEGLVDIDEPVYAFDATGEIDAGRDADEHKWTYEAGITQLAKRLFAGADVDVENGVRVERLERQRDGWRLEDDGGADLGHFDAALLTPPAPQTADLLGQSRWDHDDCRELREAIAAVPYRTVIAGVLHYPFELDVPWYAAVNADNDHDIGWVGREECKDGHVPDGESLLLVQMNEPWSIANYDEHPDALVDDIAARTARLLDDDRLADPDWTDHQHWRYSQPEGEADHDLLSCAAEHDLHFAGDWVAGEGRLHAALRNGLETGEAIADGG; encoded by the coding sequence ATGGCTCGTGACCTCGCAGTCGTCGGTGCCGGCGCTGCCGGTGCGGCGGCGACGTACGCGCTCCGCGGCGAAGCGGTCGACGTGACAGTGTTCGAGAAGAGCCGCGGTGTCTGCGGACGCGCCGCGACCCGGCGGCACGGCGACTGCACGTACGAGTACGGGGCGAACTACCTCAAGGATGACGACGAGCGCGTGACGGAACTGGTCACCGTGGCGCTCCCGACCGAGGGACTCGTCGACATCGACGAGCCGGTGTACGCCTTCGACGCGACGGGGGAGATAGACGCCGGGCGGGACGCCGACGAGCACAAGTGGACCTACGAGGCGGGCATCACGCAGCTCGCAAAGCGGCTGTTCGCCGGGGCCGACGTCGACGTGGAGAACGGCGTGCGGGTCGAGCGCCTGGAGCGACAGCGGGACGGGTGGCGGCTCGAAGACGACGGCGGGGCCGACCTCGGCCACTTCGACGCCGCGCTGTTGACGCCGCCCGCGCCACAGACGGCCGACCTGCTGGGGCAGTCGCGGTGGGACCACGACGACTGCCGGGAGCTTCGGGAGGCAATCGCCGCCGTGCCGTATCGGACGGTCATCGCCGGCGTTCTCCACTACCCCTTCGAACTCGACGTGCCCTGGTACGCCGCGGTCAACGCCGACAATGACCACGACATCGGCTGGGTCGGCCGCGAGGAGTGCAAGGACGGCCACGTCCCCGACGGCGAATCCCTGCTGCTGGTCCAGATGAACGAGCCGTGGTCGATTGCGAACTACGACGAACACCCCGACGCGCTCGTCGACGACATCGCCGCGCGGACGGCGCGATTGCTCGACGACGACCGGCTGGCCGACCCGGACTGGACCGACCACCAGCACTGGCGCTACTCCCAGCCCGAGGGGGAGGCCGACCACGACCTGCTGTCGTGTGCGGCCGAGCACGACCTGCACTTCGCCGGGGACTGGGTGGCCGGCGAGGGGCGACTCCACGCGGCCCTGCGGAACGGGCTGGAGACGGGTGAGGCCATCGCCGACGGCGGGTAA